In the Theobroma cacao cultivar B97-61/B2 chromosome 1, Criollo_cocoa_genome_V2, whole genome shotgun sequence genome, one interval contains:
- the LOC18614667 gene encoding thioredoxin-like protein Clot isoform X1, which yields MPMKSVDATVSGFDSVFEKFRSDAPNNKASLILFLADKDPSTSLSWCPDCVRAEPAIYKKLEASADDVAVLRAYVGDRPTWRNPQHPWRLDSRFKLTGVPTLVRWDWQNDAVKARLEDHEAHLEHKIDALLSA from the exons ATGCCGATGAAGTCGGTGGATGCGACCGTTTCAGGCTTTGACAGCGTCTTTGAGAAATTCAGATCAGATGCGCCCAACAACAAAGCCAGTCTCATCCTCTTCTTGGCCGATAAAGACCCTAGTACCTCTCTCAGTTGGTGTCCTG ACTGTGTGAGAGCTGAGCCTGCGATATACAAGAAGCTGGAAGCATCAGCAGATGATGTGGCAGTGCTGAGAGCTTATGTGGGTGACAGACCAACGTGGAGGAATCCGCAACACCCTTGGCGACTAGACTCGAGATTCAAGCTCACCGGAGTCCCAACTTTGGTTCGCTGGGATTGGCAGAATGATGCCGTCAAAGCTCGTCTGGAGGACCATGAAGCCCACCTTGAACACAAAATCGATGCGCTTCTCTCCGCCTAA
- the LOC18614668 gene encoding sister chromatid cohesion 1 protein 3 has translation MFYSQTFLARKGPLGTVWCAAHLQHRLKKSHYTAADIPSTVDLIMFPEVPIALRMSGHLLLGVVRIYSKKVDYLFHDCNIVLIGLRKVFASVQVDLPEDARQAPFQAITLPQTFNLDAMELDGVMCTEGSSDNHLSNQEDITLTDQIPIGGDPYVAITFDEDIMRDASLPDVFQKSGSIQMNDKLHGPPEDGHVRSQDPGQHNQIEVPSASAAFQDPGPSNKSQVLESMSNDSSQDFPEIETIRDAPRDFYTENLPPVFSDHRNDTPEMTGTLEEVLNEKEAHTPSLNMLASGVPSMPFQQHSDPPTSAVSKGPPEVSFGCASPQLVIQQSPPVQQPRQRRIPRRRFFDEKLVLPNRLMKRALEDCSDLVRKRRKLPSSALGVWKLNCSQRMGQVFDEPSFTGSCADICIMFNGQYISTKSHLVVPKKVVPEPTLLQSTAPTTDAISELRIGQYDASIPDPRVGFSPVSAPEIECLRRNESNATDNVFPEFGSFPAGSMPSPFRRDDSPFSTNSLQSELAPKAGATSTPDIATFSGTHGSGIDTPMTLLEEQSHLENTGFSAIPEFGSSEADLYFLEEDGNTPTESQGSQGVDSLSVRTRAVAKYLKKQSPITPISEDLHRDLSLNNILEGKTRKICARMFFETLVLKSYGLVDVRQDEAYGDITLKLTPTLSKCGI, from the exons ATGTTTTATTCGCAGACATTTTTGGCTCGTAAGGGCCCTCTTGGAACAGTGTGGTGCGCCGCTCATCTCCAGCACCGCCTCAAGAAGTCTCATTACACCGCCGCCGATATCCCTTCCACCGTTG ATCTCATAATGTTCCCAGAAGTTCCCATTGCACTAAGAATGTCAGGCCACCTTCTTTTGGGCGTTGTTCGTATATACTCTAAGAAAGTTGATTATCTTTTCCATGACTGCAACATCGTCCTTATTGGGTTAAGAAAGGTCTTTGCTTCCGTTCAAGTTGATTTGCCTGAGGATGCAAGACAGGCACCCTTTCAAGCTATCACTTTGCCGCAGACCTTTAATCTGGATGCCATGGAATTGGATGGTGTTATGTGTACCGAAGG ATCTTCAGATAATCATCTCAGCAATCAAGAAGATATAACACTTACAG ATCAAATTCCTATTGGCGGGGATCCGTATGTTGCTATAACTTTTGATGAG GATATCATGAGGGATGCATCACTTCCGGATGTGTTCCAAAAGTCTGGGTCCATACAAATGAATGA CAAACTTCATGGTCCTCCAGAGGATGGTCATGTGCGTTCTCAAGACCCTGGTCAACACAATCAGATAGAAGTGCCTAGTGCAAGTGCTGCTTTTCAGGATCCAGGTCCAAGTAATAAGTCACAAGTACTTGAGTCTATGAGCAATGACAGTTCTCAAGATTTTCCAGAAATTGAAACGATCCGTGATGCTCCCCGTGACTTTTACACTGAAAACCTCCCCCCAGTGTTTTCAGATCACAGAAATGATACACCTGAAATGACCGGTACTTTGGAGGAAGTCCTGAACGAGAAGGAAGCCCATACTCCAAGTTTGAACATGTTAGCTTCTGGTGTGCCATCTATGCCTTTTCAGCAGCACTCAGATCCACCAACTTCTGCTGTTTCGAAAGGGCCTCCTGAGGTTTCATTTG GGTGTGCATCACCTCAGCTTGTCATTCAACAATCTCCACCAGTGCAGCAGCCAAGACAGAGAAGAATACCAAGGAGGAGGTTCTTTGATGAGAAACTGGTGTTACCGAATAG GTTGATGAAGAGGGCACTTGAAGATTGTAGCGATCTAGTACGAAAGAGAAGGAAACTTCCTTCTTCTGCTTTGGGTGTATGGAAGTTGAATTGCAGTCAAAGAATGGGACAGGTTTTTGACGAGCCTTCATTTACTG GGTCGTGTGCTGATATATGCATTATGTTCAACGGGCAGTATATCTCTACAAAATCCCATTTGGTGGTACCAAAGAAAGTTGTCCCAGAACCTACATTACTACAGTCTACTGCTCCTACAACTGATGCTATCTCGGAGCTGAGGATTGGGCAATATGATGCCTCTATCCCAGATCCAAGAGTTGGATTTTCTCCCGTTTCAGCTCCTGAAATTGAATGTCTTCGACGTAATGAAAGTAATGCCACTGACAATGTTTTTCCTGAATTTGGGTCTTTCCCAGCTGGATCCATGCCTTCTCCGTTTAGAAGAGATGACTCTCCTTTCTCAACTAACAGTTTACAGTCAGAGTTGGCACCTAAGGCAGGAGCAACTAGCACACCAGATATTGCAACATTTAGTGGAACTCATGGATCTGGGATTGATACGCCGATGACATTATTGGAGGAGCAATCACATCTGGAAAACACTGGGTTTTCAGCTATTCCTGAATTTGGGTCTTCTGAAGCA gatctttattttttggaaGAAGATGGCAATACACCAACAG AATCCCAAGGAAGCCAAGGGGTGGATTCCTTATCTGTGAGAACAAG GGCAGTGgctaaatacttgaaaaaacaGTCCCCTATAACCCCAATTTCAGAAGATCTTCATAGAGATCTCAGTTTGAACAATATTttagaaggaaaaacaagaaaaatatgtgCTCGAATGTTCTTTGAGACATTG GTTTTGAAGAGTTATGGACTAGTTGATGTACGACAAGATGAGGCTTATGGTGATATAACTCTGAAGTTGACTCCTACACTATCAAAGTGTGGAATATGA
- the LOC18614667 gene encoding thioredoxin-like protein Clot isoform X2 — MPMKSVDATVSGFDSVFEKFRSDAPNNKASLILFLADKDPSTSLNCVRAEPAIYKKLEASADDVAVLRAYVGDRPTWRNPQHPWRLDSRFKLTGVPTLVRWDWQNDAVKARLEDHEAHLEHKIDALLSA; from the exons ATGCCGATGAAGTCGGTGGATGCGACCGTTTCAGGCTTTGACAGCGTCTTTGAGAAATTCAGATCAGATGCGCCCAACAACAAAGCCAGTCTCATCCTCTTCTTGGCCGATAAAGACCCTAGTACCTCTCTCA ACTGTGTGAGAGCTGAGCCTGCGATATACAAGAAGCTGGAAGCATCAGCAGATGATGTGGCAGTGCTGAGAGCTTATGTGGGTGACAGACCAACGTGGAGGAATCCGCAACACCCTTGGCGACTAGACTCGAGATTCAAGCTCACCGGAGTCCCAACTTTGGTTCGCTGGGATTGGCAGAATGATGCCGTCAAAGCTCGTCTGGAGGACCATGAAGCCCACCTTGAACACAAAATCGATGCGCTTCTCTCCGCCTAA
- the LOC18614669 gene encoding 30S ribosomal protein 2, chloroplastic, translating to MASISSLISPPGLPNPAKLSLTLQSKLFLQILQPTTNPFANLPQNLLLNSRPKKVRLFAVAEEQTSVVSSPSSEAARRLYIGNIPRTVNNDELTKIVEEHGAVEKAEVMYDKYSGRSRRFAFVTMKTVEDANAAIEKLNGTEIGRREIKVNITEKPLPQVDLSLLQDEDSQFVDSPHKVYVGNLAKTITTDTLKKFFSEKGKVLSAKVSRVPGTSKSGGFGFVTFSSEEEVEAAISAFNNSLLEGQQVRVNKA from the exons ATGGCTTCAATATCATCTCTAATATCACCACCAGGTCTCCCCAATCCCGCGAAACTCTCCCTCACACTCCAATCCAAACTCTTTCTCCAAATCCTCCAACCAACGACAAATCCATTTGCCAATTTGCCTCAAAACCTCCTCTTGAATTCACGTCCAAAGAAAGTTAGGTTGTTTGCGGTCGCAGAAGAGCAAACCTCAGTGGTTTCCTCCCCGTCTTCTGAGGCTGCCAGGAGGCTTTACATTGGCAATATTCCCAGAACTGTTAACAATGACGAGCTCACAAAGATTGTTGAAGAACATGGCGCTGTTGAAAAAGCGGAG GTGATGTATGACAAGTACTCTGGAAGGAGTCGCCGATTTGCTTTTGTTACAATGAAAACCGTGGAGGATGCAAATGCAGCAATTGAGAAACTAAATGGCACT GAAATTGGGCGGCGTGAGATCAAGGTAAACATCACTGAGAAACCTCTGCCACAAGTGGATTTGTCTCTCCTTCAGGATGAGGATTCCCAATTTGTTGATAGTCCCCACAAAGTTTATGTGGGAAATCTTGCAAAGACAATAACCACAGATACACTGAAGAAGTTCTTTTCTGAGAAAGGGAAGGTACTTAGCGCTAAGGTTTCACGGGTTCCAGGGACATCAAAATCCGGGGGATTTGGGTTTGTAACATTCTCTTCAGAAGAGGAAGTTGAAGCTGCCATCTCTGCTTTTAACAATTCT TTGTTGGAAGGGCAACAAGTTCGTGTAAACAAGGCATAG